Within Myxococcales bacterium, the genomic segment CGCCACGCATTGGGGGCGCTTCGACTTCGATGATATCCTGCGAGCGCAGGTAGCCCCCGCGGACGGTACGAAAAAACTCGTCTCCCTCGTGGTCCTCGTAGCAATCGAGGCTGACGTAGTAACCCGCTTTCATGCGCATCCGGACATAGTCGGGGAGCCCTTGTTCCGGCTCTTCAGGAATGGTGGCTTCTGACTCGGGGACCACGGCCTCTTTCGTGGGATCCACTATGACAGCAGGGTCGCTCATTTCAAGAGGAAGTTCCTCTTTCGCCTTGAGTATATCCAGCATGCGCTGCGCTGCGCTCTCTTCTTCTCGGCTTGGGAGCTTCCAGTACTGGAGCGCGTTGTCGCGTACCACCCGGCCGTAGGGGTAAGGCAGCGCGCTATCGAGTGCCGGAGGCATAGGCGCAGTTTCAGCCAAAGGGTTCTCTCGACCGATGTAATAACCCTGAGACGTACAAACGAAACCGTCACCAGGCACGCGATACCATTCCGATTTACACCCCTCCCCTTCGGCGACCAATGCTGCGCGGAATTGCGTTCCCCGGCGCGCGTATCCGATCACCTGAGCCGTGCTCGATGGCGCCGCAAATATCCGGGCTGTATGCCACGTGACGATGCCTGTGAGTGGAAAGATGGTTTCAATACTCGGTGCTCCGGACGTAGAGTGCAGGGTGGCGCTGCGCTCCTTTGTCTTCGAATGGCTTACAGCGACCGTGCGACCTGCATTGCCCAGCGCGGATTTGTCCTTGCGCGCACGTCGGTCGCAGGCGCCGAGCACAAGGCCGGCGGCCATCAGAACCAGGCACAGGGACAGAATTCGCCGCAGCAATTTAACCATAACCACAATGTAGGACACATAACGGATCGGGGCAGGTTGTCTAGAAAACCGTGCCACTGTATTATTCCGTTGTTGCAGTAATTGCGACCGTTTTTTTGCGGAACTGGGTCCGCCTCACCGTACAAAGAGCCGTGGGTCGTGGGGCCGAGCATCCAGATGAAAATGGTCCTTGTGACCGGTGTTGTAG encodes:
- a CDS encoding L,D-transpeptidase; protein product: MVKLLRRILSLCLVLMAAGLVLGACDRRARKDKSALGNAGRTVAVSHSKTKERSATLHSTSGAPSIETIFPLTGIVTWHTARIFAAPSSTAQVIGYARRGTQFRAALVAEGEGCKSEWYRVPGDGFVCTSQGYYIGRENPLAETAPMPPALDSALPYPYGRVVRDNALQYWKLPSREEESAAQRMLDILKAKEELPLEMSDPAVIVDPTKEAVVPESEATIPEEPEQGLPDYVRMRMKAGYYVSLDCYEDHEGDEFFRTVRGGYLRSQDIIEVEAPPMRGVITGESWSLPLGFVWRSKARALQQQPEQTYRFLYDLPRHTVLAVQETSHLYRGQNYVVTREHIAIRRTAVRVAERRARPALVPKDAKWIHINVPEQTLVAYEGDKPVFVTLVSSGREEFKTPLGIFRLVSKHVTATMDDFANSDEAYSIEDVPWVMYFQGSYALHGTFWHNRFGAVRSHGCVNLSPVDARWLFQWSSPELPYGWHGVMADTAARAGTWVVIDDTSRA